The following coding sequences lie in one Tepidimicrobium xylanilyticum genomic window:
- the mreD gene encoding rod shape-determining protein MreD: protein MTGLVLLLIIIVNFILESTIIHYFNIFGVVPNTALIVTVIIALLKGKNVGSIVGLISGLLQDIIFSPVIGINGFILFFTGFLIGFMEGKLSKDNILIPIMLTLISTIGYHLLYSLFLYFLAYNISIIAFFKEVVLFEMVYNGVISVLVFKGFSKIFIIPPIRFGKR, encoded by the coding sequence TTGACAGGTTTAGTATTGCTTTTAATAATTATAGTTAATTTCATATTGGAATCCACCATAATTCACTATTTCAATATATTTGGAGTAGTTCCAAATACCGCATTAATTGTAACGGTGATAATAGCTTTGCTTAAGGGGAAAAATGTAGGAAGTATTGTAGGTTTAATATCTGGGCTGTTACAGGATATTATATTTAGTCCGGTAATTGGAATAAATGGTTTTATACTCTTCTTTACAGGTTTCTTAATAGGTTTTATGGAAGGGAAATTATCAAAGGATAATATACTCATTCCCATTATGTTAACCTTAATTTCAACCATAGGTTATCATTTATTATATAGTTTATTTCTTTATTTTTTAGCCTACAATATTTCTATAATTGCTTTTTTTAAGGAAGTGGTCCTTTTTGAAATGGTTTATAATGGTGTCATTTCAGTATTAGTATTTAAGGGATTTTCCAAGATATTCATAATTCCTCCTATTAGGTTTGGAAAGAGATAG